The Mustela nigripes isolate SB6536 chromosome 6, MUSNIG.SB6536, whole genome shotgun sequence DNA window GCTCTACACTAAATATGCAAAATTACTAGTTATGCCCAGCATacaggccccttcccctgccttcccagaATCTTCCGCGGGGCCATATGCACATGAAGCATCAGTCTCACAGTTTAGTAAATGTTTCCACTTTTGTTGTGCCTCTGTCCTAGCAGTTACCTTGGGTGCTTGTCTCCCCCGACCCCCATCAGACTGTAAGTCCCTAGAAGTCCTCCCTGGCATACTCCTTTCCTAGGAGGGAAAGTCCTGAGGAGAAAAGGCTTGAATTGGATTTTGCTGGATGAATGTGGAAGGGTGATTCCAAGCAGGTCCTGGAAGGCCTTAGACAGCTGGGGGCCTGATTGCCAGCATTTTGCCCACCCTGCCAATGCCCCTGGAGTAGCACTCCCAGCCACGGTTCTGAGCACCAAGGGAATGGGTGGGAGAGAACggtattaaaatgtattaaatgtattaaaatgtagGCAGTAGGGCTTTCACAGGGAAGCATGCAACCTCTTCTCCATTTCAGCAGTAGAAATCTTTTGAAGGCTTTTAAGGAAGACTGGTAAAATTAGATCTTGGAAGAATTAGATCTTGGAAGAATtagatctgggtggctcagttggttaagcaactgcttttgtcttaggtcatgatcctggagtcccgggatccagtcccacatcaggctccctgctcacagggagtctgcttctccctctgacctctcccttctcatgctctctctctctctcaaataaataaataaaatcttaaaaaaaaaaaaaaagatcttggaaGAATGATTCCAAAATACGGTCATTTATTTCTAGCTCCCTGACGGACGCATCTACTGGAAAATCCTGCAAGTTCTTAAGCTCCTTGTATCCAGTGTTTATACAGGACATGCAGTCAACTACACAGTAAGTGTGTAATGTGATCGGTTTGACACATAGGTATGTGTCGTTCAACAGTGTACTCATTAAACAATCACTAGAGCTTTATGAATAGTCCCATCTCTCTGAAAGCTTCCTTGTGCacaccctcccaccaccaccactggtCGGTCACTGTAGACACTACCATGCATCTCTATAAACGGGGCCAGTCTCATTCTTTCTCCAGGGCATCTGGATCTGGAGGGGACACAGAGGAAGGTGGTGGAAGTCTCTTGCTTGGAGGGCAGCCCAACACATTCCTGCAACAGATATCCCGGTTCTTTCAGCTCTAAGAGCTGCACAGTGTCCTTCCAACGTATTCTTTGTTGCTTGAGCAGGGAAGTTTGTTGTTTGCAAGCAGAGAACCCTCACGCAGTGACACCCGTCAGCCTGTCGTCACCATTTCAGAGAATGGCACCCCCAAACCCTAGTCTCTCAAGCCTAACCTAGAGTAATTCCTTACAACTTTGGTCATGTGTCCTCTTCTAACACATTCCTAAATCCTGTCCATtttgctccctgctcaatagTCTGTCTCCATAAAGTTGtcactttttttccttgtcattgttTCTCTGGTACCTCATATGGTGCTTGGtacagagcaggggctggcaaaTGCTTGCATGAGTTGGGACATTGCCCATAACCCCACAAATAGAagcaaagagggagaagcaccggcatgtgtgtgtttattaggGTGGCAGGACGTCAAagtacatttttaactttttcccagAAGTAAATGAGAGGACTTGAATCCAGGATTTTGGATTCTAAATTCCGTGCCGTTTCCACCCTATCATTCCGGttgtattctttctcttcatttgggagctccttttctccctccagcCTGCTCATACACTCATGTACACCAAGTAGCAGGCTGTAAACATGGGCTATGGCTCTAAAATGTAACCCCTTTCCCCGGGTACTTGCTTGTTGGCTgaaaagtgggggcaggggcctgCCTTAGGGCATCTGGATTGAGCAAAGGAACTTATGGCCCCTGGCATCATTCCAACTGGGGGTCAAGGTGACTAAAACTTTCTGAACATGGGGTAGAATCGATGCCCTTACCTAAGTGGAGAACAGTGTGCGGGGCAGGGACAACTCCTtgtgtcaaaaaaagaaaagcaatccaTACACAGTCAGAGTAATCCTTTATTTAACAATCTGAAAATCTGTTCTTTTGGCTCTAAGTCTTGCAAAATGAGTGGTAAGTCAAAGATTTGTTCACTATTCTCTGAGTATTTGTGGTAATGTGTCTCTATGCAGACGTGTCTCCATCTACAGATGCTTAGGCTTTTTATAGTCACTTTAGGCCCACTTTACTTAATATATGAAGTCTTCTTATTCTAACAGTACTAAAAGCCTGAATTAAATATTCCCGGGAACTAAGAGTTTCTTCTCCCTAGCCTgccgccctccctcccccaagtctGCTCCTCAGCCTCCATTAATGCTAGATCTTTCGAGACCACCAGCATTCAAACGGTTCGAGAACCTACAAAGGAATGCTAGATCTTAAGTCCCTCTGACCTATATACCCTCTAGCTGAGAAGCTTCTCTGGAGAGGTGTGTGTGGAGGTCTCGATAGTCCCTCTTCAGAGGTAGTCAGTTTGAACTGTAGATACCTAGAAAGGAAACAGGTTTGGGTTAGATGCTGACCTGCACTCCCACCAACCACATGGTAGGGCATGGGGAAAGGGCTCATTTCGCTTCTGTCGAAttatatttcttgtaaggcacTGGCCTCTGTGGAGGGAGGCAGTGTGAAACTGGTTGTTGGAATTACTGTAAAGATTTGTTCACTGTCATCTCTTTAGGAGGGTTCACAGGAGAAAGTTCTTTTTCATCTTAGTATCTGGAATTGTTACTCTTAAGGACTGGGCATCGTGAACTGGGTGAACTGACCAGGTCTGCACCTTCCTCTTGGATGTTAGGGAGTGTGGAACCAACTTTGTGGTCCATCCTccgtaattttattttaagaatgtgtTTCTGTACTTGCCTAACTCATAGCTCTATTTTATATCATTaattcacttcttcttttttattttaagattttatttatttgagagagagagagagagaaagcatgagagaagagaggtcagagggagaaggtgactccccgtggagctgggagcccaatgtggggttggatctccggactctgggatgatgacccgagcagaaggcagtcgctaaaccaactgagccacccaggcacctgctaaTTTACTTCTGAGTatattttgtgtgtctgtgtacttACCTTTTTGTGTgccttttatatatcttttttttttttaaagattgtgtgtgtgtgcccacgcATGCACGTGCGTCtaagtggggaaggggaggggcagagggagagagaatcttacgcaggttccatgcccagcaagaGGCCCATATTGGggttgatctcacaaacctgagatcatgacctgaaccaaaatcaagcgtcagacacttaactgactgagccacctaggcaccccacttAACTCCTTTTTGAAATAAGTTCAGATTAAAATAtttagggggtacctgggtagctcagtcagttaagcgtctgccattggcacaggtcatgatcccagactcttgggattgagccccatgtcaggctctctgtttggggtgggagtaggggaagcctgctactccctctccctctgcctgcccctcccctgcttgttctccccctctctgtgtcaaaaattAGGAGATAAGGCTATGGTGAGAGGTTAAGAGGTTCAAGGACAAGCACTGGGAAAGGAGCACAGGAGCCACAAAGTCCCAGGTTACTCTTGGGTCCTCTGGCTCCCAGGCGGACTTCGCTTGACTTCACCTTGAGGATATTGTTCACTGCCAGGTTCCCCTTGTAGCCCACAGTGAGGTTTCCAGACTCTAGCCAAACCTCTGTGCACCCCCAATGCCCAGTCTTACCACTCACCCCATTCTCCATGTTATCTGGCATCCTTACCTCTTCTTGAGGCATGACATTGCTCTCTTCTGGAACGGCAGAGACATGAAGCTGAAGATCTTGGCTCTACAAAAAGAAGAGTTCTGCCCGTGAGAGGCGGCTCAACCTCTAGTCTCTCAGCTCACAAGGGTCTTCTGTGCCTTATACTTCACAAGGGTCACAGACATTATGAACAACATACAGTGTTGTTTTACTATGACCTGAGAGCATCATGGGAGGCTTTAATGTCATTTTCTATCACAGATCAAGAGACTGAGAttccggggagcctgggtggctcagtgggttaagccgctgccttcggctcaggtcatgatctcagggtcctgggatcgagtcccgcatcgggttctctgcttggcagggagcctgcttccctctctctctctctctctgccagtctctctgcctacctgtgatctctctctgtcaaataaataaataaaatctttaaaaaaaaaaaaaaagagagagagagactgagattcCAAGGGTCAAATGACCTGCTGGGACAGGAAACCAGGTCTTTGGACTCCCACTGTTTCCATGATCAGACACTGTGTGATCTGTGTGACACACATCTGTATATAAATCTATGTGGGAGGCAGTGAGGGTATAAATATAGGTTTTAAAACCACTACCTACCACTTCTAGACCAGCCCTCCTCGGGAATGCATAGCAGCTCTCACACTGAGATGTCCCTCCACTGGGGTGGTTAGGAAAGGCAAGTGGTGTGATGGTTTCTTTGGGAAAAGTTCTGGGTTCTGAGATGGGAACCCGAGGTGTGGAAGCCAGGGGAAGAAGACCTTGGCACTCTAAGGGGCCTTCTCCTTGAAGgaattttccttcttcttattcCTTCCTTCAATTCCAGGCTATGAACTGCCCCAAAGGTAATACCATCTTCCAGAAAGTTACCATTCTTTAAGAGGACCTTCATTCTCTCTCAGGTGATTCAAATGCTGAGCAAGAACAGATCTGctcacagttttctttttatgtaccCATTTTTATATGTGATACGTTCATAATTCTGCTTGAGTGAAAATGTGCCTTACGGTGCATCTGTAAGGGAAGGGAACTGATCTTGCAGGACACAGGCCTCTGGAGACTGATGACTCTCATAGGCTACGATCTGAGACGCTCTAGCTGcttaattcaaaaggaaaaacatatcTCCTTAGCTGATGACCAAGTAATCCTAGAGCAGAGACTGGGAGTAAGGAAACACTATAAATCTCCAATACAGGGAGGTAGCTTCAGGGGGAAGGAGGCTGCACCCTGTATCTCTTTCCCAAAGAGGACAGTGTTACTGGCCTTTTCCTCAAGAATTGTATGTAGGCCCCTATCATCTCCCCTTTAATAAGATGATGCCCAAGAGGCAAACCTGTTTTATGCACTCTTTTGCTGACCCCATACTAAAATCATATACTATGTTACAAAGTcacatttaaatgaattttaaattttccaagcTGTTGAATTGCTCTTTTTAGTGCAGGGCAGTGAAAAGTGGCTACACTGTACCTACACAAAATCCCACATTTCTGTGTGCTTATTCACTGTCTACTCGCCCTGCACATCTCTCCCCATCGGTAGAGCTTCCTCAGCCTAGAAGCTGGCGAGGGTAGAAAGTTTCACATCTTGCTCCATGAGGAGCTTCTGTGCCTCACGTGAATCAAGACTGAGAGCATAATAAAGCCGCCAACTCGGGTGTCAGTACCTCAGCGGAGGTGAGCTGACTGTTCTCTTCCTTGCCCTCCATCTTCTTGGCCACGTCAGACTCTGAAAAGACCTGTGGATCAAAGTGGACAATGTAGAATTCCACACCTTCCCGCCCTGGCTGCCAGCCCTGGACCCCCCCGTGCACACTAGATGGTGCCTATGGGAGCAGCAGGGGACCCATGTCCAGAGAACAGGAGGATCTCAACAGAGCCAGGTCAGCCTTCAGTGGTGTGAACTGGGTGGTGTGAACTGAGGGATCCCAGAAGTCTTAGACTCCCGCTATCTGTACAGCATAGGCCCCGATCTCCTTCAGTGGCTAAACATTTCCTCTGACCACTCTGTTTAAAACTgcaatttagggcgcctgggaggctcagtgggttaagcctcaggtcgtgatctcagggtcctgggatcaagtcccacattgggctctctgctcagcagggagcctgcttcttcctctctctgcctgcctctttgcctacttgtgatctctctctgtcaaataaataaataaaatctttaggaaaaaaaccccaaaaacctgCAATTTAGCCTTTACTCCCTGTACTTAAATGTACGCTGTACTTAATTTTTCTATCTCCTATCATGACTAAATTGTCATTTTACTTATTGTTTTTTGCTTATTGTCCTTATTCCTCCCATTCCCCATCCACTAGAATGTAAGATGCAGGAAGGCAgagaattttacattttgttcaaTGTAATAGCCTACCTCCTAGaaaagtgcccagcacatagcagGGGGTCAGTAAATAAttagggaatgaatgaataaatgaatgaatgaatgaatcttggtGCCATCTAGTTAAATGTCTTACTATAATCTTCTCTACAGGGCACCTGACAGATGCCcatcctgtttttgttttcagaaatccCTGTGTCCCCTTTCCCCTATATTTCAAATTGGTTTtccatatcatttttttaaaaacagaactaattGCTGAAAGTTCCTCTTATACTGATCCAaaatgtacttgaaaaaaaaaatctttacatataGTTCTGCCTTCAGGGATTTCATAGAGCAAGTGATACCTCTCTCCTATACAATAACCCTTTCCATGTAATTTGAATAGAATACGACTTGATTTCCCGATCCTTCACAGAACTGGTTGCTCTTCACGTGATCtctgtctctattttattttattttttaaagattttatttatttatttgacagagagaaattagaagtacactgagaggcaggcagagagagagagaaggaagcaggctccctgctgagcagagagcccgatgcgggacttgatcccaggaccctgagatcatgacctaagccgaaggcagcggctcaacccactgagccactcaggcgcccctctgtctTTATTTTAACACAATCCTTTTCTCATCCATATCCTCACCTTTCAAAAGGCCGTCCCTTTTGCTTTACCTTCCCCTGTGAGTTCCTTCTTCTAGAATGCCTCTCTCATCAAAGAAGATAGACCTCAGAAATTTCCAGATGCCATTTTGCTTACTGTAGTCATAAATATGACAAACCAAAATGAgaccctcctctccaccccccccccccaactaaaGAAGGTAAAGCTCTAGATGCCAGCTGTGGATTCTTTACATTGGAACTCCCAGAATTtggagcaaaagaaagaaattagcaaGATTCTgctcataataataatattagagaTAATCATTTGCAGAAGTCAACTACCCTAAGAGTACATGGCACTGAATTAGTTGCtatgaatatatgaaacaatCCCCAGAACCAAAAGAGGTCCAGGAATGTCCTTAAAACTGGAAtctagggatacctgggtggctcagttggtaagcaactgccttcagttcaggtcacgctcctggagtcccaggattgagtcccacatcgggctccctgctcaacggggagtcttcttctccttccgaccctctctcctctcatactctctctctctctctctcatattctctcaaataaatagataaataaaatcttaaaaaaaaaacaaacctggaatCTAATGACGTAAGATCTTATCACCTGGGACAAGCTGACTATAGTAAGGATGATATATATGGTGGTTTTAAAAGggaataaaggggcgcctgggtggctcagtgggttaagccgctgccttcggctcaggtcatgatctcggggtcctgggatcaagtcccgcatcgggctctctgctcggcaggagcctgcttcctcctctctctctctctctgcctgcctctctgcctactcgtgatctctgtcaaataaataaataaaatctttaaaaaaataaataaataaaagggaataaaGGCTTAAcctggggaagcctgggtggctcagttggttaagtgtctgccttgggcccaggttatgatcccagagtcccaagactgagccccacattgagctccccgctcagtggggagtctgcttctccctctgaccatcccccgtcttgtgctttttctctcaaataaataactaaatatcttcaagaaagaaaaaaaaaggactcaacgAGATCCAATCTCACCTCAGACATCAAGGTAGGGGAAATACAAAGTTCTTCTGGATTCAGATTGttgatgctttccttttctctggccTCAGAAGTTCTTACTGGCTTTTCTGGTGGCTGTGGGTCAGGAGAAACCTCTAAAGAGGTCCTAGGACTTGGAGTCCCAGCCCCCAAGAAGGCCCTGGGACTGGCAGGTGAGCCCTGCTCAGAGGCTAGAGGGCTGGAGGGTATGTTTCCTGAGGAGTGCCGGGGGCTGGGAGTGGCTCTGGGTGGAGGAGGCCTATTTGGAGGTGCTGAGGTCCTCTGGATAGAGGCTCTCTTCTTTGGTTGTTCAGCTCCTTCACTTGAGGTGCGGGTTCGGAGGACTACTTCTGGGAGAGATGAGGGCTGCTCTGAGGGGGTAAGGGCACTGCCTGGTGACGGAGAGGGCGAGCAAGGGAGAACTTCCTCCTGGGACCTGCCGCCCTCAGTGGGGGGAGAGGGCTGGGCCTGGGCGGGACCGTTGCAAGCAGGCTGGGACTCTTCCTCCTCAGAGGAGCTGGTTTCCGACTCTTCCTCCTCCGTCTCCTTGTCTTTAATCTCAGAATCCTTTTCTCCTGGGGCCAAATCAGATGCCAGCTCTTCTTCACTTGCAGAGACAGAATCCCTCTCATTCTTCAAAGGAAGTGCAGTGGGACTGGTAGGTGAGGTCAGGGGGCTGGAGACTGCAGACGTAGGAACTGGGGAAGAAATGACTAGAGAGCGTCTGCTGCTGCTGAGAAAACACAAGCATTCGGATTCAGGAGAGCtcaaaactggaagcaacccaacACTCCTAATAAATAACGAGGCACGCATGTAATAATAAGACACAACAGAGCAACGTATGAGAAAGTCTGTGTACCTCGCAATCATCCTTCATAAGGTGAGAAAGAGGCTATAAAATTTTATCCATATCACAATctcaattatataaaaatatataaagaaaacaagactagaaaaaaaaacacagcaaaacaccgacaaaatattttctctgtgggAAGGATTCCCTGGGTGATAGGTATACAGGTGGTGCTTGCGGATTCTGTACTTGCAAGTTCACCTCCTCCCTAAAACCTATTTGCCACTCCAAAATTAATTCTCATGACGCCTTTGCAGCGAGCTGCGGACATACATGAGCTTTGAAAGATGAGTGCCTAGACGAGCACTTTCCCAGCTGAGGTCTAAGAAGGCAATCCTCTGCTGTGTTTTGGCTCTTACACTGCAAATGTGTCCATCTGGCCATGTTTTTCACATTgttgtgctttttgttggtgattcTCTTGTTTAAAATGGTCTCCAAGTATAGCACTAAAGTGCTCAGGGCCAGAAAACTGTGACATGCCTTACAGAGAAATAATACGTTAGAGAAGCTTCCCTCCAGCATGAATTATGGTGCTGTTGGCTAGAAGTTCAATATGAAGGAATCaatgatatatattatttgcttatttagagagtgagcacaagatgggggagaagcagaggcagaggagaatctcaagcagactcaacgctgggcacagagcctgacctggggctcaattccacaaccctgagatcatgacctgagtggaaatccagagtcagatgcataaccaactgaaccaggCAGGCACCCTAGCAATATGTAGcaaataaggtgtctttaaatagaaacacacagCAGATGAGGTTATGTATTGATTGGCTGATGAAGATGCTGGGAGCAGAAACTCACAGGAACCTAATGCTGTGTTTACCTTAGCAGCAATGGTTCAGTATTCACGAATCTGGTGCTCGCCGTTACTTTATAGAACACGAGCACCACGGATAATGAAATTGACTGTAACGTTTATCAAGTATGCTGGATACTGGGCTGAGTGCTTCTACAGTCAACATCAGTTTGACTCCTTCTCGCCTGCTCAGGTGCCTCCTACGTACTGTCCACAAGCAGATTAAGcaatccacaaatatttacttgaCAGGTACCAATTATGTAGGCACAAGGATGGGAGACAggcataggaagagagagagagaaacttcgTTTCTGCCTTGTGGGAGTTTCTGACGTGAGATAATCTGAGTGACAGAGGTTCCTTCTAGCACTAGCATTCTTGGAGTCAGCAGGTTTAGAAGGCCCAGGACATAGCAAGATAAAAACCAGATTTCCCTACAAGGTTCTGGGACATCTTGGTTTAAATGATAGTAGGTTTC harbors:
- the BIN2 gene encoding bridging integrator 2 isoform X1; translation: MAEGKAGGAAGLFAKQVQKKFSRAQEKVLQKLGKTVETKDERFEQSANNFYHQQAEGQKLYKDLKNFLNAVKVMHESSKRVSETLQEIYSSEWDGHEELKAIAGNNDLLWEDYEEKLADQALRTMENYVAQFSEIKERIAKRGRKLVDYDSARHHLEAVQNAKKKDEAKTAKAEEEFNKAQSVFEDLNQELLEELPVLYHSRIGCYVTIFQNISNLRDVFYREMSKLNHSLYEVMSKLEKQHSNKVFVVKGVSSSSRRSLVISSPVPTSAVSSPLTSPTSPTALPLKNERDSVSASEEELASDLAPGEKDSEIKDKETEEEESETSSSEEEESQPACNGPAQAQPSPPTEGGRSQEEVLPCSPSPSPGSALTPSEQPSSLPEVVLRTRTSSEGAEQPKKRASIQRTSAPPNRPPPPRATPSPRHSSGNIPSSPLASEQGSPASPRAFLGAGTPSPRTSLEVSPDPQPPEKPVRTSEAREKESINNLNPEELCISPTLMSEVFSESDVAKKMEGKEENSQLTSAESQDLQLHVSAVPEESNVMPQEEVSTVQTDYL
- the BIN2 gene encoding bridging integrator 2 isoform X3 — protein: MTDLKAWDGFQKWTQCGFDEGSEREVLQKLGKTVETKDERFEQSANNFYHQQAEGQKLYKDLKNFLNAVKVMHESSKRVSETLQEIYSSEWDGHEELKAIAGNNDLLWEDYEEKLADQALRTMENYVAQFSEIKERIAKRGRKLVDYDSARHHLEAVQNAKKKDEAKTAKAEEEFNKAQSVFEDLNQELLEELPVLYHSRIGCYVTIFQNISNLRDVFYREMSKLNHSLYEVMSKLEKQHSNKVFVVKGVSSSSRRSLVISSPVPTSAVSSPLTSPTSPTALPLKNERDSVSASEEELASDLAPGEKDSEIKDKETEEEESETSSSEEEESQPACNGPAQAQPSPPTEGGRSQEEVLPCSPSPSPGSALTPSEQPSSLPEVVLRTRTSSEGAEQPKKRASIQRTSAPPNRPPPPRATPSPRHSSGNIPSSPLASEQGSPASPRAFLGAGTPSPRTSLEVSPDPQPPEKPVRTSEAREKESINNLNPEELCISPTLMSEVFSESDVAKKMEGKEENSQLTSAESQDLQLHVSAVPEESNVMPQEEVSTVQTDYL
- the BIN2 gene encoding bridging integrator 2 isoform X2, with product MAEGKAGGAAGLFAKQVQKKFSRAQEKVLQKLGKTVETKDERFEQSANNFYHQQAEGQKLYKDLKNFLNAVKVMHESSKRVSETLQEIYSSEWDGHEELKAIAGNNDLLWEDYEEKLADQALRTMENYVAQFSEIKERIAKRGRKLVDYDSARHHLEAVQNAKKKDEAKTAKAEEEFNKAQSVFEDLNQELLEELPVLYHSRIGCYVTIFQNISNLRDVFYREMSKLNHSLYEVMSKLEKQHSNKVFVVKGVSSSRRSLVISSPVPTSAVSSPLTSPTSPTALPLKNERDSVSASEEELASDLAPGEKDSEIKDKETEEEESETSSSEEEESQPACNGPAQAQPSPPTEGGRSQEEVLPCSPSPSPGSALTPSEQPSSLPEVVLRTRTSSEGAEQPKKRASIQRTSAPPNRPPPPRATPSPRHSSGNIPSSPLASEQGSPASPRAFLGAGTPSPRTSLEVSPDPQPPEKPVRTSEAREKESINNLNPEELCISPTLMSEVFSESDVAKKMEGKEENSQLTSAESQDLQLHVSAVPEESNVMPQEEVSTVQTDYL